In Rhinopithecus roxellana isolate Shanxi Qingling chromosome 16, ASM756505v1, whole genome shotgun sequence, a single genomic region encodes these proteins:
- the UBAP1 gene encoding ubiquitin-associated protein 1 isoform X1 — MASKKLGADFHGTFSYLDDVPFKIGDKFKTPAKVGLPIGFSLPDCLQVVREVQYDFSLEKKTIEWAEEIKKIEEAEREAECKIAEAEAKVNSKSGPEGDSKMSFSKTHSTATMPPPINPILASLQHNSILTPTRVSSSATKQKVLSPPHIKADFNLADFECEEDPFDNLELKTIDEKEELRNILVGTTGPIMAQLLDNNLPRGGSGSVLQDEEVLASLERATLDFKPLHKPNGFITLPQLGNCEKMSLSSKVSLPPIPAVSNIKSLSFPKLDSDDSNQKTAKLASTFHSTSCLRNGTFQNSLKPSTQSSASELNGHHTLGLSALNLDSGTEMPALTSSQMPSLSVLSVCTDESSPPNTGPTVTPPNFSVSQVPNMPSCPQAYSELQMLSPSERQCVETVVNMGYSYECVLRAMKKKGENIEQILDYLFAHGQLCEKGFDPLLVEEALEMHQCSEEKMMEFLQLMSKFKEMGFELKDIKEVLLLHNNDQDNALEDLMARAGAS; from the exons GGACTTTCAGTTACCTTGATGATGTCCCATTTAAGATAGGAGACAAATTCAAAACACCAGCTAAAGTTGGTCTACCTATTGGCTTCTCCTTGCCTGATTGTTTGCAGGTTGTCAGAGAAGTACAG TATGACTTCTCTTTGGAAAAGAAAACCATTGAGTGGGCTGAAGAGATTAAGAAAATCGAAGAAGCCGAGCGGGAAGCAGAGTGCAAAATTGCGGAAGCAGAAGCTAAAGTGAATTCTAAGAGTGGCCCAGAGGGCGATAGCAAAATGAGCTTCTCCAAGACTCACAGTACAGCCACAATGCCACCTCCTATTAACCCCATCCTCGCCAGCTTGCAGCACAACAGCATCCTCACACCAACTCGGGTCAGCAGTAGTGCCACGAAACAGAAAGTTCTCAGCCCACCTCACATAAAGGCAGATTTCAATCTTGCTGACTTTGAGTGTGAAGAAGACCCATTTGATAATCTGGAGTTAAAAACTATTGATGAGAAGGAAGAGCTGAGAAATATTCTGGTAGGAACCACTGGACCCATTATGGCTCAGTTATTGGACAATAACTTGCCCAGGGGAGGCTCTGGGTCCGTGTTACAGGATGAGGAGGTCCTGGCATCCTTGGAACGGGCGACCCTAGATTTCAAGCCTCTTCATAAACCTAATGGCTTTATAACCTTACCACAGTTGGGCAACTGTGAAAAGATGtcactgtcttccaaagtgtccCTCCCCCCTATACCTGCAGTAAGCAATATCAAATCCCTGTCTTTCCCCAAACTTGACTCTGATGACAGCAATCAGAAGACAGCCAAGCTGGCGAGCACTTTCCATAGCACATCCTGCCTCCGCAATGGCACGTTCCAGAATTCCCTAAAGCCTTCCACCCAAAGCAGTGCCAGTGAGCTCAATGGGCATCACACTCTTGGGCTCTCAGCTTTGAACTTGGACAGTGGCACAGAGATGCCAGCCCTGACATCCTCCCAGATGCCTTCCCTCTCTGTTTTGTCTGTGTGCACAGACGAATCATCACCTCCAAATACTGGTCCCACG GTCACCCCTCCTAATTTCTCAGTGTCACAAGTGCCCAACATGCCCAGCTGTCCCCAGGCCTATTCTGAACTGCAGATGCTGTCCCCCAGTGAGCGGCAGTGTGTGGAGACGGTGGTCAACATGGGCTACTCGTATGAGTGTGTCCTCAGAGCcatgaagaagaaaggagagaatattGAGCAG atTCTTGACTATCTCTTTGCACATGGACAGCTGTGTGAGAAGGGCTTCGACCCTCTTTTAGTGGAAGAGGCTCTGGAAATGCACCAGTGTTCAGAAGAAAAG ATGATGGAGTTTCTTCAGTTAATGAGCAAATTTAAGGAGATGGGCTTTGAGCTGAAAGACATTAAGGAAGTTTTGCTATTACACAACAATGACCAGGACAATGCTTTGGAAGACCTCATGGCTCGGGCAGGAGCCAGCTGA
- the UBAP1 gene encoding ubiquitin-associated protein 1 isoform X2, translating into MYDFSLEKKTIEWAEEIKKIEEAEREAECKIAEAEAKVNSKSGPEGDSKMSFSKTHSTATMPPPINPILASLQHNSILTPTRVSSSATKQKVLSPPHIKADFNLADFECEEDPFDNLELKTIDEKEELRNILVGTTGPIMAQLLDNNLPRGGSGSVLQDEEVLASLERATLDFKPLHKPNGFITLPQLGNCEKMSLSSKVSLPPIPAVSNIKSLSFPKLDSDDSNQKTAKLASTFHSTSCLRNGTFQNSLKPSTQSSASELNGHHTLGLSALNLDSGTEMPALTSSQMPSLSVLSVCTDESSPPNTGPTVTPPNFSVSQVPNMPSCPQAYSELQMLSPSERQCVETVVNMGYSYECVLRAMKKKGENIEQILDYLFAHGQLCEKGFDPLLVEEALEMHQCSEEKMMEFLQLMSKFKEMGFELKDIKEVLLLHNNDQDNALEDLMARAGAS; encoded by the exons TATGACTTCTCTTTGGAAAAGAAAACCATTGAGTGGGCTGAAGAGATTAAGAAAATCGAAGAAGCCGAGCGGGAAGCAGAGTGCAAAATTGCGGAAGCAGAAGCTAAAGTGAATTCTAAGAGTGGCCCAGAGGGCGATAGCAAAATGAGCTTCTCCAAGACTCACAGTACAGCCACAATGCCACCTCCTATTAACCCCATCCTCGCCAGCTTGCAGCACAACAGCATCCTCACACCAACTCGGGTCAGCAGTAGTGCCACGAAACAGAAAGTTCTCAGCCCACCTCACATAAAGGCAGATTTCAATCTTGCTGACTTTGAGTGTGAAGAAGACCCATTTGATAATCTGGAGTTAAAAACTATTGATGAGAAGGAAGAGCTGAGAAATATTCTGGTAGGAACCACTGGACCCATTATGGCTCAGTTATTGGACAATAACTTGCCCAGGGGAGGCTCTGGGTCCGTGTTACAGGATGAGGAGGTCCTGGCATCCTTGGAACGGGCGACCCTAGATTTCAAGCCTCTTCATAAACCTAATGGCTTTATAACCTTACCACAGTTGGGCAACTGTGAAAAGATGtcactgtcttccaaagtgtccCTCCCCCCTATACCTGCAGTAAGCAATATCAAATCCCTGTCTTTCCCCAAACTTGACTCTGATGACAGCAATCAGAAGACAGCCAAGCTGGCGAGCACTTTCCATAGCACATCCTGCCTCCGCAATGGCACGTTCCAGAATTCCCTAAAGCCTTCCACCCAAAGCAGTGCCAGTGAGCTCAATGGGCATCACACTCTTGGGCTCTCAGCTTTGAACTTGGACAGTGGCACAGAGATGCCAGCCCTGACATCCTCCCAGATGCCTTCCCTCTCTGTTTTGTCTGTGTGCACAGACGAATCATCACCTCCAAATACTGGTCCCACG GTCACCCCTCCTAATTTCTCAGTGTCACAAGTGCCCAACATGCCCAGCTGTCCCCAGGCCTATTCTGAACTGCAGATGCTGTCCCCCAGTGAGCGGCAGTGTGTGGAGACGGTGGTCAACATGGGCTACTCGTATGAGTGTGTCCTCAGAGCcatgaagaagaaaggagagaatattGAGCAG atTCTTGACTATCTCTTTGCACATGGACAGCTGTGTGAGAAGGGCTTCGACCCTCTTTTAGTGGAAGAGGCTCTGGAAATGCACCAGTGTTCAGAAGAAAAG ATGATGGAGTTTCTTCAGTTAATGAGCAAATTTAAGGAGATGGGCTTTGAGCTGAAAGACATTAAGGAAGTTTTGCTATTACACAACAATGACCAGGACAATGCTTTGGAAGACCTCATGGCTCGGGCAGGAGCCAGCTGA
- the UBAP1 gene encoding ubiquitin-associated protein 1 isoform X3 — protein sequence MSFSKTHSTATMPPPINPILASLQHNSILTPTRVSSSATKQKVLSPPHIKADFNLADFECEEDPFDNLELKTIDEKEELRNILVGTTGPIMAQLLDNNLPRGGSGSVLQDEEVLASLERATLDFKPLHKPNGFITLPQLGNCEKMSLSSKVSLPPIPAVSNIKSLSFPKLDSDDSNQKTAKLASTFHSTSCLRNGTFQNSLKPSTQSSASELNGHHTLGLSALNLDSGTEMPALTSSQMPSLSVLSVCTDESSPPNTGPTVTPPNFSVSQVPNMPSCPQAYSELQMLSPSERQCVETVVNMGYSYECVLRAMKKKGENIEQILDYLFAHGQLCEKGFDPLLVEEALEMHQCSEEKMMEFLQLMSKFKEMGFELKDIKEVLLLHNNDQDNALEDLMARAGAS from the exons ATGAGCTTCTCCAAGACTCACAGTACAGCCACAATGCCACCTCCTATTAACCCCATCCTCGCCAGCTTGCAGCACAACAGCATCCTCACACCAACTCGGGTCAGCAGTAGTGCCACGAAACAGAAAGTTCTCAGCCCACCTCACATAAAGGCAGATTTCAATCTTGCTGACTTTGAGTGTGAAGAAGACCCATTTGATAATCTGGAGTTAAAAACTATTGATGAGAAGGAAGAGCTGAGAAATATTCTGGTAGGAACCACTGGACCCATTATGGCTCAGTTATTGGACAATAACTTGCCCAGGGGAGGCTCTGGGTCCGTGTTACAGGATGAGGAGGTCCTGGCATCCTTGGAACGGGCGACCCTAGATTTCAAGCCTCTTCATAAACCTAATGGCTTTATAACCTTACCACAGTTGGGCAACTGTGAAAAGATGtcactgtcttccaaagtgtccCTCCCCCCTATACCTGCAGTAAGCAATATCAAATCCCTGTCTTTCCCCAAACTTGACTCTGATGACAGCAATCAGAAGACAGCCAAGCTGGCGAGCACTTTCCATAGCACATCCTGCCTCCGCAATGGCACGTTCCAGAATTCCCTAAAGCCTTCCACCCAAAGCAGTGCCAGTGAGCTCAATGGGCATCACACTCTTGGGCTCTCAGCTTTGAACTTGGACAGTGGCACAGAGATGCCAGCCCTGACATCCTCCCAGATGCCTTCCCTCTCTGTTTTGTCTGTGTGCACAGACGAATCATCACCTCCAAATACTGGTCCCACG GTCACCCCTCCTAATTTCTCAGTGTCACAAGTGCCCAACATGCCCAGCTGTCCCCAGGCCTATTCTGAACTGCAGATGCTGTCCCCCAGTGAGCGGCAGTGTGTGGAGACGGTGGTCAACATGGGCTACTCGTATGAGTGTGTCCTCAGAGCcatgaagaagaaaggagagaatattGAGCAG atTCTTGACTATCTCTTTGCACATGGACAGCTGTGTGAGAAGGGCTTCGACCCTCTTTTAGTGGAAGAGGCTCTGGAAATGCACCAGTGTTCAGAAGAAAAG ATGATGGAGTTTCTTCAGTTAATGAGCAAATTTAAGGAGATGGGCTTTGAGCTGAAAGACATTAAGGAAGTTTTGCTATTACACAACAATGACCAGGACAATGCTTTGGAAGACCTCATGGCTCGGGCAGGAGCCAGCTGA